The following proteins are co-located in the Leptospira weilii genome:
- a CDS encoding enterotoxin A family protein has protein sequence MQKILMILIVSFLLGTLKNLYANRERPLPDPVNIVEGAHENQVATPPAEVFYLATALTPEQVSASDGFWSAGASIDSTNIDFSLLNHVTPRVNSERSGYISLFRNFIHALISAQSNISGDYYIYQIAGGFNIVDVQGSLGPYTPSNSTAESVALNRIYWNQVYGWTRFSSNFNFSLDDPGLFEHNPIFDRETFANATSSPGLPELAGFPQGDPRWGNEFFVHVAGCDAPLRRLNNGRCYLKQAFLNTAQKISNVSRKKSKIPILPPFKTLISQAASSNGTFVSLSDYVGGLCYVTSKSKMECRPILNNGKLGFVAETTMSDTGYEDSYMFADINNDRKDDFCRLVVGTDKYPLLKCNLGNGEGNFPTEVNFGSVDGGWSSGGAANKRMIVKGISGRSFFCRIIDGYEIACTELVQKRNGSEVIFTLGQSGITKGKHYYFNLAKQFSIFTDSNQDGVPDWCRITNQRYDKFDLNCWWSLGNQQFSNHVQITDLMGNSNSDVIASIRIMNPLIQDFCYLPKNQLKSSVRCYNFPSQKQYESSTGFNYVTRLMEAKGLMRKDGYSLCATEVRNPGKTMRLSCVSKGSAKSNLGFTPVFSTVDFEDYHNILNEKQTKIVYSNGRSLFCTIGANDVKCIPLNQDGPTCQRVVQAHTRSVKTLKSGLTGLENFQGKNECLALNNKDRCFNKNGICYKWGY, from the coding sequence ATGCAAAAAATTTTAATGATTCTAATCGTTTCCTTTTTATTAGGGACTTTAAAAAATCTGTATGCAAATCGGGAAAGACCTCTTCCTGATCCGGTCAATATTGTTGAGGGAGCGCACGAAAATCAGGTCGCTACGCCTCCTGCGGAGGTTTTTTATCTGGCTACTGCTTTAACTCCTGAGCAAGTAAGCGCTTCGGATGGATTTTGGTCGGCTGGAGCATCTATCGATTCTACAAATATAGACTTTTCATTGTTAAACCACGTTACTCCCCGAGTTAATAGCGAAAGATCAGGTTATATTAGCTTGTTCAGGAATTTTATACACGCACTTATTTCTGCACAATCGAATATTTCTGGAGATTATTACATTTATCAGATTGCCGGAGGATTTAATATTGTGGATGTACAAGGTTCTCTCGGTCCTTATACTCCTTCTAATTCGACAGCAGAGTCTGTTGCGTTGAATCGAATTTATTGGAATCAAGTTTATGGGTGGACTCGCTTTTCGAGTAATTTTAATTTTAGTTTAGATGACCCCGGTTTATTCGAACATAATCCTATATTCGATCGAGAGACGTTTGCGAATGCCACTTCTTCGCCCGGACTTCCGGAGTTAGCTGGATTTCCTCAAGGCGATCCTAGATGGGGGAATGAATTTTTTGTACATGTCGCAGGGTGTGATGCGCCTTTGCGTAGACTTAATAATGGAAGATGTTATTTGAAGCAGGCATTTTTAAATACCGCTCAAAAAATTTCCAATGTAAGTCGAAAGAAAAGTAAAATACCGATTCTTCCACCTTTTAAAACTCTCATCTCTCAAGCTGCGTCTAGTAATGGAACTTTTGTGAGTTTATCGGACTATGTGGGCGGTCTATGCTATGTTACATCGAAAAGTAAAATGGAATGTAGGCCTATACTGAACAATGGAAAACTTGGTTTCGTCGCAGAAACTACAATGAGCGATACTGGTTATGAGGATTCGTATATGTTTGCGGATATTAATAACGATCGGAAAGACGATTTTTGTCGTTTAGTGGTCGGGACAGATAAATATCCTTTATTAAAGTGTAATCTAGGCAATGGGGAAGGAAATTTTCCCACTGAAGTTAATTTTGGATCCGTGGATGGCGGCTGGTCATCCGGTGGAGCGGCTAACAAGCGTATGATTGTTAAAGGAATTTCCGGAAGGTCTTTTTTTTGCCGGATTATAGATGGATATGAGATAGCTTGTACGGAGTTGGTTCAAAAGCGCAACGGAAGTGAGGTTATTTTTACTTTAGGACAATCCGGAATAACAAAAGGGAAACATTATTATTTTAATTTAGCGAAACAATTTAGTATCTTTACGGATTCTAATCAGGATGGTGTTCCAGATTGGTGCCGTATTACGAATCAGAGATATGATAAATTTGATTTGAATTGCTGGTGGTCTTTGGGTAATCAGCAATTTTCTAATCATGTACAAATAACAGATCTGATGGGGAATAGCAACAGCGACGTAATCGCTAGTATAAGAATTATGAATCCTTTGATACAAGATTTTTGTTACCTTCCTAAGAATCAGCTCAAGAGTTCCGTTCGGTGTTACAATTTTCCAAGTCAGAAACAATACGAATCATCGACTGGATTTAATTATGTGACCCGACTCATGGAGGCTAAGGGCCTGATGAGAAAGGATGGTTATTCTCTTTGTGCTACTGAAGTCAGAAATCCAGGAAAAACGATGAGGCTTTCCTGCGTTTCAAAAGGTTCTGCTAAATCCAATCTTGGATTTACTCCCGTTTTTTCGACGGTGGACTTTGAAGATTATCACAATATTTTGAATGAAAAGCAGACAAAAATCGTTTATTCCAACGGAAGAAGTTTGTTTTGTACGATCGGAGCGAATGATGTAAAATGTATTCCACTCAATCAGGATGGTCCGACTTGCCAACGTGTGGTACAAGCTCATACAAGATCTGTGAAAACCCTTAAAAGTGGTCTTACAGGATTGGAGAATTTTCAAGGAAAAAATGAATGTTTGGCGTTAAATAATAAAGACAGATGTTTTAATAAAAATGGAATTTGTTACAAGTGGGGTTATTAG